One stretch of Acidimicrobiia bacterium DNA includes these proteins:
- a CDS encoding TetR/AcrR family transcriptional regulator: MSGIAVVAESSIGTRQRIVESALQLIAENGVGGVTMTAVADKAEVARQTLYNHFPDVESIVTETIESHQVESFGMLRSVLATIHSPMARLEHLVRHFAAVSVHHPPVVDLQHGLSARAQLALQKHDSAVLLLIEDTLRAGVDGGEFRADLGVELDARLVKRMLDGVAEYVASDPATVLDAVETGIRTVLAAVTAQPIRD; encoded by the coding sequence ATGAGCGGGATCGCAGTAGTCGCCGAGTCGTCTATCGGCACCCGGCAGCGCATCGTCGAGTCCGCACTTCAGCTCATCGCCGAGAACGGCGTTGGGGGAGTGACCATGACTGCGGTCGCCGATAAAGCGGAGGTGGCTCGCCAGACCCTCTATAACCACTTCCCTGATGTCGAGAGCATCGTCACCGAGACCATTGAGTCGCATCAGGTCGAGAGCTTTGGCATGCTGCGTAGCGTTCTCGCCACGATCCATTCTCCGATGGCCCGACTTGAGCACCTCGTTCGTCACTTTGCCGCCGTCTCGGTGCATCATCCTCCCGTCGTCGATTTGCAGCATGGCCTCTCGGCACGGGCTCAACTCGCGCTGCAAAAGCATGACAGTGCGGTCCTCTTGTTGATTGAGGACACTCTGAGGGCGGGAGTGGACGGCGGCGAATTCCGTGCCGATCTAGGAGTCGAACTCGACGCTCGGCTCGTCAAGCGTATGCTCGATGGTGTTGCCGAGTACGTGGCGTCCGATCCGGCGACCGTCCTCGATGCGGTTGAGACTGGCATTCGGACCGTGCTCGCGGCGGTCACGGCTCAACCCATCCGTGACTAA
- a CDS encoding FAD-binding oxidoreductase has product MADVVVIGGGIAGVSAAAYLAQDMDVVLVEAESALAYHATGRSAALYYPGYGHASIHPLSYVSGGFFENPEYSDHPLLSPRGVLTLVFPGQTAMPLSESAQLIDPAAVRRIVSVVNETVEGGIWEPDPMDLDVAGLHQAYVRMLRAAGGTIRTAARVTAIERGARWRLSIDEDVVEADVVVNAAGAWADEVAAMAGLAKVGLIPKRRTAFMVAAPDGSEKWPLVHDSASSFYFKPDGSQLMCSLADETPSEPCDARPQELDVALAIDRINTATSLGIRSVRSQWAGLRTFAPDGGMVIGEDPAAEGFFWLAGQGGTGIQTAPAAGQLLAGLVRTGAAPGYLTRAGLDVEAFSAARFA; this is encoded by the coding sequence ATGGCAGATGTGGTGGTGATCGGCGGTGGCATCGCGGGCGTGAGCGCGGCCGCCTACCTGGCACAAGACATGGACGTCGTCCTCGTCGAAGCCGAGTCGGCGCTTGCCTATCACGCCACCGGTCGCTCGGCCGCTCTCTATTACCCGGGCTACGGCCACGCGTCGATCCACCCGCTGTCGTATGTCAGCGGTGGTTTCTTTGAGAACCCCGAATACTCCGATCATCCGCTCCTGTCACCCCGGGGCGTTCTCACACTGGTGTTTCCCGGTCAAACTGCCATGCCCCTGAGTGAATCGGCTCAGCTGATTGATCCAGCCGCCGTCAGGCGAATCGTCTCGGTGGTCAACGAGACAGTTGAGGGTGGCATCTGGGAACCCGACCCCATGGACCTTGACGTGGCCGGGCTACATCAGGCGTACGTTCGCATGTTGCGTGCCGCCGGGGGCACGATCCGGACCGCAGCCCGAGTGACGGCGATCGAGCGGGGCGCCCGATGGCGACTGTCCATCGACGAGGACGTCGTCGAGGCAGATGTTGTGGTGAACGCGGCCGGTGCATGGGCCGACGAGGTGGCCGCCATGGCAGGGTTGGCGAAGGTAGGGCTGATTCCGAAGCGTCGGACCGCCTTCATGGTGGCGGCGCCGGACGGTTCCGAGAAGTGGCCGCTGGTTCACGATTCGGCCAGTTCCTTTTACTTCAAGCCCGATGGGTCCCAGCTCATGTGTTCGCTCGCCGATGAGACCCCGTCTGAGCCGTGTGATGCTCGACCCCAGGAGTTGGATGTCGCACTCGCCATCGATCGGATCAACACGGCCACCAGCCTGGGAATCCGGTCGGTCCGGTCGCAGTGGGCCGGACTCCGGACATTCGCTCCCGACGGAGGGATGGTCATCGGCGAGGATCCTGCCGCGGAGGGTTTCTTCTGGCTGGCTGGGCAAGGTGGCACTGGCATTCAAACCGCCCCGGCCGCCGGCCAGCTATTGGCTGGGTTGGTCAGGACCGGAGCCGCCCCGGGATATTTGACCCGGGCAGGGCTTGACGTCGAGGCGTTCTCCGCCGCCCGGTTTGCCTAG